The following proteins are encoded in a genomic region of Vidua macroura isolate BioBank_ID:100142 chromosome 10, ASM2450914v1, whole genome shotgun sequence:
- the AIRE gene encoding LOW QUALITY PROTEIN: autoimmune regulator (The sequence of the model RefSeq protein was modified relative to this genomic sequence to represent the inferred CDS: deleted 2 bases in 1 codon), giving the protein MAGPGSDGDLRRLLKLHRTEIAMAVDDVFPLLHGLADHDVVPDHIFKETLSRTEREGSHRAFHALLTWLLGRDTAAVRDFWAVLFKDYNLERYSRLRPLRGAFPRGSRGSGGTGPPGTGPGADSGGVTARVLVPVPILLAEVELGRQRRGRRLSPSPTAPAPHRPQGKRKAPEERDKARAAQPAPRHSASPGPLVKAKTVKKPEGTDTPRTSRASALQAVAASVQRAVAGAGGEVPVSRGAIEGILIKHVLDPSSSKTGSRAGDKPYTPAACEEPEARSKSHSLKPPTQPKACQSVDTPPSDVFTPILCSCQGCGRGLFLHGIIAMAWVGPPVQAVPLQTPSCLTNRTGNPNCTPRASCKQPLSTARTLCPTRTLPQPWLQPMRVAVTPCPLPRGQENEDECAACGDGGELICCDGCPRAFHLACLVPPLPHVPSGTWRCGSCVENVTEPGQLLEADLPVERPAEILGEAARDTQPGGVEGSVCSRCCTRIPTPHHCPAPSGDPRGLQLCMSCTGTLDTGSLGTTAAAGDQLLPAAKVSTSSARNGVREEEWGLRGAGRWRWVRQCEG; this is encoded by the exons ATGGCGGGCCCGGGCAGCGACGGGGACCTGCGGCGCCTGCTGAAGCTGCACCGCACCGAGATCGCCATGGCAGTGGACGACGTCTTCCCGCTGCTGCATGGCCTGGCTGACCACGATGTCGTCCCTGACCACATCTTCAAG GAGACGCTGAGCCGGACGGAGCGGGAGGGCTCCCACCGCGCTTTCCACGCGCTGCTCACCTGGCTGCTGGGCCGCGACACTGCCGCCGTCCGAGACTTCTGGGCCGTCCTCTTCAAGGACTATAACCTGGAGCGGTACTCCCGGCTCCGGCCTCTCCGCGGCGCCTTCCCCAGAGGTAGTAGGGGGTCAGGTGGGACTGGCCCACCTGGGACTGGCCCGGGGGCTGACAGTGGG GGGGTGACAGCCAGGGTGCTGGTGCCTGTCCCTATTCTTCTTGCAGAGGTGGAGCTGGGACGGCAGCGCCGTGGAAGGCGTCTCTCCCCGAGCCCCACAGCACCGGCCCCACACAGACCCCAAGGCAAGAGGAAAGCCCCTGAGGAGCGGGACAAGGCCCGGGCGGCACAGCCCGCTCCACGGCACAGTGCCAGTCCTG GGCCCCTGGTGAAGGCAAAGACTGTGAAGAAGCCGGAGGGCACAGATACCCCCCGCACCTCTCGTGCCAGCG CTCTCCAGGCAGTGGCTGCCTCAGTGCAGAGAGCGGTGGCTGGGGCAGGTGGTGAGGTGCCCGTCAGCCGTGGGGCCATCGAGGGCATCCTCATTAAACACGTTCTGGATCCAA GCAGCTCCAagacaggcagcagagctggtgacaaGCCATATACCCCAGCTGCCTGCGAGGAGCCAGAGGCCAGGAGCAAAAGCCACAGCCTGAAGCCCCCCACCCAGCCCAAGGCATGCCAAAGTGTAGATACCCCCCCCTCAGATGTTTTCACCCCCATCTTGTGCAGCTGTCAAGGCTGTGGCAGGGGGTTGTTCCTGCATGGCATCATAGCCATGGCCTGGGTGGGTCCCCCAGTGCAAGCAGTGCCTCTCCAAACTCCTTCTTGTCTCACCAACAGAACAGGGAACCCCAATTGCACCCCCAGGGCCAGCTGCAAGCAGCCACTGTCTACAGCCAGGACCCTGTGCCCCACCAGG ACCTTGCCACAGCCATGGCTTCAGCCCATGAGGGTGGCAGTGACACCCTGCCCACTCCCCCGGGGGCAGGAGAACGAGGATGAGTGTGCAGCATGCGGTGATGGCGGTGAGCTCATCTGCTGTGACGGCTGCCCCAGGGCCTTTCACCTTGCCTGCCTGGTGCCCCCACTGCCCCACGTCCCCAG CGGGACATGGCGATGTGGCTCCTGTGTGGAGAATGTGACTGAACCAGgccagctgctggaggcagacTTGCCTGTGGAGAGACCCGCCGAGATCCTGGGGGAGGCGGCGCGGGACACCCAGCCGGGTGGGGTGGAGGGGAGCGTCTGCAGCCGCTGCTGCACCCGTATCCCCACTCCCCACCACTGTCCTGCTCCCAGTGGGGACCCCAG GGGGCTTCAGCTGTGCATGTCCTGCACGGGCACCCTGGACACAGGCAGTCTGGGCActactgcagcagctggagaccAACTGCTTCCAGCAGCCAAGGTCAGCACAAGCAGTGCCAGGAACGGGGTGAGAGAGGAAGAGTGGGGCCTAAGGGGAGCAGGAAGGTGGAGGTGGGTCAGGCAGTGTGAGGGATAG
- the LOC128812075 gene encoding uncharacterized protein LOC128812075 → MESLDTEVRARKTLGTVEYVESSGFAQGVLPTKKDVVQNMLYLLQPKRAGQAQRSKEDAAQLLAEHLQEHWLVCNLHTIATQNIKKLILKMYEEFTRLYQTRKQRQNQAFSERADRFNESSEKLFDVFCTDTQMRDKLEEYSGIKMTSIEWKFLEDQRSERKMYYEDFTEKQELKMMERRQKIQCLEHFRKLAREEKESSKAKEMKYKGEEQSDEGTSVDELYPADEENGGAPAFSLRGRRKRRCTAAAAGTDLPLEGEHIRMSIRRVRPGFYETVEKVKNC, encoded by the coding sequence ATGGAATCACTGGACACTGAGGTGAGGGCACGGAAGACCCTGGGGACTGTGGAATACGTGGAGTCTTCGGGCTTCGCGCAGGGGGTGCTGCCCACCAAGAAGGATGTGGTGCAGAACATGCTGTACCTGCTGCAGCCCAAGAGGGCCGGCCAGGCCCAGCGCTCCAAGGAGGACGCGGCCCAGCTGCTCGCAGAGCACCTGCAGGAACACTGGCTGGTCTGCAACCTGCACACCATCGCCACGCAGAACATAAAGAAACTCATCCTCAAAATGTATGAGGAATTCACCCGATTGTACCAGACCAGGAAGCAGAGACAGAACCAGGCTTTTTCCGAGCGAGCCGACAGATTCAACGAGAGTTCAGAGAAGCTCTTCGACGTGTTTTGTACAGACACGCAGATGAGGGATAAACTGGAGGAGTACAGTGGGATAAAAATGACCAGCATCGAGTGGAAGTTTCTGGAAGATCAGAGGAGTGAGAGAAAAATGTACTACGAAGATTTCACAGAGAAGCAGGAGCTGAAGATGATGGAGAGAAGGCAGAAGATACAGTGTCTAGAGCACTTCAGGAAGCTCGccagggaagagaaggagagcAGCAAGGCAAAGGAGATGAAGTACAAGGGCGAGGAGCAGTCGGATGAGGGCACAAGCGTGGACGAGCTGTACCCTGCGGACGAGGAGAACGGCGGCGCCCCGGCCTTCTCGCTGCGGGGCCGGCGGAAGCGCCGCTGCACCGCGGCCGCTGCCGGCACTGACCTGCCCCTGGAGGGCGAGCACATACGGATGAGCATCCGCAGGGTCAGGCCGGGCTTCTACGAGACTGTGGAAAAGGTGAAAAACTGCTAG